The following are from one region of the Halobellus limi genome:
- a CDS encoding SCO family protein — MQRRTFLQGAAGAGLAGTAGCLGLSDSNPDVVLPEPDREYTSEELPYPAWGQRIPDVTLPDPIGDAEVATRSVDTPSLYTFFYSHCNTVCPVLIQSMRNVQTHSIREEYADEVTFLPVTFDPERDDAERLETYAGEMNVALDAGNWRFLRPSSVERAKATVEEEFGVTFERTHPDDMDMYMFAHSAMTYLVNADGYVERAYRTDSPDPERLIDDLETVRNG; from the coding sequence ATGCAACGACGGACCTTCCTCCAGGGCGCCGCGGGCGCGGGCCTCGCCGGCACCGCGGGCTGTCTCGGCCTCTCTGACTCGAACCCCGACGTGGTCCTCCCGGAACCGGACCGCGAGTACACGAGCGAGGAACTCCCCTACCCCGCGTGGGGCCAGCGGATTCCCGACGTGACGCTGCCGGACCCGATCGGTGACGCCGAGGTCGCGACCCGCTCGGTCGACACGCCGTCGCTTTACACGTTCTTCTACAGCCACTGCAACACGGTCTGTCCGGTCTTGATCCAGTCGATGCGGAACGTGCAGACGCACTCGATCCGGGAGGAGTACGCCGACGAGGTGACCTTCCTCCCGGTGACGTTCGACCCGGAGCGCGACGACGCCGAGCGCCTCGAAACCTACGCCGGAGAGATGAACGTCGCCCTCGACGCCGGCAACTGGCGCTTCCTGCGTCCGTCGTCCGTCGAGCGCGCGAAGGCGACCGTCGAGGAGGAGTTCGGCGTCACGTTCGAGCGCACGCACCCCGACGATATGGATATGTACATGTTCGCCCACTCGGCGATGACCTACCTCGTGAACGCCGACGGCTACGTCGAGCGGGCCTACCGGACCGACTCGCCGGACCCGGAACGGCTGATCGACGACCTCGAAACCGTCCGGAACGGGTAG
- a CDS encoding cytochrome c biogenesis CcdA family protein, translating to MSSAAFLGAVAFAASAGLTTFFAPCAFPLLPGYVGFYLQQDDRPPAVVSGLTAATGAVVALGGIAALVFAVGRRLTSVLPLFEPVIGGLLVVFGLLVLTGRASPTIPLPKRPESLLGFGVFGAVYALAAAGCVVPLFLGVVAQASSLAPTRGLVVLGTYAATVAVPLLGVTLLSDAGVDAWRSFGGYSGRLKQAAGALLVVAGLGQIYLSVVVLDVL from the coding sequence GTGAGTTCCGCGGCCTTCCTCGGCGCCGTCGCCTTCGCCGCCAGCGCGGGACTCACCACATTCTTCGCCCCCTGTGCGTTCCCGCTGCTTCCCGGCTACGTCGGGTTCTACCTCCAGCAGGACGACCGCCCCCCGGCGGTGGTCTCCGGACTCACGGCGGCGACGGGCGCGGTGGTCGCACTCGGCGGAATCGCCGCGCTCGTGTTCGCGGTCGGCCGGCGCCTCACGTCGGTCCTCCCGCTCTTCGAACCCGTCATCGGCGGCCTCCTCGTCGTCTTCGGACTGCTCGTCCTCACCGGTCGCGCGTCGCCGACGATCCCGCTCCCGAAACGCCCCGAGTCGCTTCTCGGCTTCGGCGTCTTCGGCGCCGTCTACGCGCTCGCGGCGGCGGGCTGTGTCGTGCCGCTGTTTCTGGGCGTCGTCGCGCAGGCGTCGTCGCTCGCTCCGACGCGGGGGCTCGTCGTCCTCGGGACCTACGCCGCGACGGTCGCCGTTCCGCTGCTCGGCGTGACCCTCCTCTCGGACGCCGGTGTGGACGCCTGGCGCTCGTTCGGCGGGTACTCCGGACGGTTGAAGCAGGCCGCCGGCGCGTTGCTCGTCGTCGCCGGACTGGGACAGATCTACCTCTCCGTCGTCGTCCTCGACGTGCTGTGA
- a CDS encoding beta-galactosidase: MTDDIDTDDGTNRAPATAAATPRIGVCYFPEHWPRERWETDVRQMAEAGIDVVRMAEFSWGRLEPERGEFDFEWLDTAVSLLSDAGIDVVLCTPTATPPKWLVDERPEILQVEPDGTTRAFGSRRHYCFNSDVYREESARIAREMAERYADVDAVVGWQTDNEYGCHETVRCYCEDCAAAFREWCRERYGDVDALNETWGTAFWSQRYGSFDEIDPPRHTAAEHHPSRLLDYARFANGSVVDYNQLQAEIIREANDEWFVTHNFMGHFDTLDAFSVGDALDFATWDSYPTGFAQDRNTEAVTDDRLRAGDPDQVSLNHDLYRGPNGFWVMEQQPGDVNWPPRCPQPGEGAMRLWAHQAVAHGANVVSYFRWRRCRQGQEQYHAGLRKHDGSPDRGYQDAERAAAEFEALGELDGVDAPVALCFSYDDLWALSAQPHAPEFDYWGLVGAFYRALRARGLQVDVVDVSPGADVDLDGYDAVVAPTVHLADGSIAGQFEAYVADGGHLLVGPRTGYKLPGNRLQSDLAPGPFADLVGGRVDQHESLPDSIETRLSYRGDEYDFRTWAEWLAPDGGTAVGEYTAGVAAERPAILDNAFGDGSVTYCGVWPEADLADALVVDLLDRAGVSHAERFPETVRVTARDGYVWLLNFGSDPVDVDVGSDATWHVGDPSIPGFDVGVVDAELADVSLR, translated from the coding sequence ATGACTGACGACATCGACACCGACGACGGAACGAATCGCGCGCCCGCTACAGCCGCGGCGACCCCGCGGATCGGCGTCTGTTACTTCCCCGAACACTGGCCCCGCGAGCGCTGGGAGACCGACGTCCGGCAGATGGCCGAGGCGGGCATCGACGTGGTCCGGATGGCCGAGTTCTCGTGGGGACGGCTCGAACCCGAACGCGGCGAGTTCGACTTCGAGTGGCTCGACACCGCCGTCTCGCTGCTCTCCGACGCGGGCATCGACGTCGTCCTGTGTACCCCGACGGCGACGCCGCCGAAGTGGCTGGTCGACGAACGTCCCGAGATCCTCCAGGTGGAGCCCGACGGGACGACCCGCGCGTTCGGGAGCCGCCGCCACTACTGCTTCAACTCCGACGTCTACCGGGAGGAGTCCGCGCGGATCGCGCGGGAGATGGCGGAGCGCTACGCCGACGTCGACGCGGTCGTCGGCTGGCAGACCGACAACGAGTACGGCTGCCACGAGACCGTCCGCTGCTACTGCGAGGACTGCGCGGCGGCGTTCCGCGAGTGGTGCCGCGAGCGGTACGGGGACGTCGACGCTCTCAACGAGACGTGGGGGACGGCGTTCTGGAGCCAGCGGTACGGCTCCTTCGACGAAATCGACCCGCCGCGCCACACCGCGGCGGAACACCACCCCTCGCGCCTGCTGGATTACGCCCGGTTCGCCAACGGGAGCGTCGTCGACTACAACCAGCTGCAGGCCGAGATCATCCGCGAGGCGAACGACGAGTGGTTCGTGACGCACAACTTCATGGGCCACTTCGACACGCTGGACGCCTTCAGCGTCGGCGACGCGCTCGACTTCGCCACCTGGGACTCCTACCCCACGGGCTTCGCGCAGGATCGGAACACGGAGGCGGTCACCGACGACCGACTCCGCGCCGGCGACCCCGACCAGGTGAGCCTCAACCACGACCTCTACCGCGGCCCGAACGGCTTCTGGGTGATGGAGCAACAGCCCGGCGACGTCAACTGGCCGCCGCGCTGTCCGCAGCCCGGCGAGGGCGCGATGCGGCTGTGGGCCCACCAGGCCGTCGCCCACGGCGCGAACGTCGTCTCCTACTTCCGGTGGCGCCGCTGTCGGCAGGGCCAGGAACAGTACCACGCGGGCCTGCGGAAGCACGACGGCTCGCCCGACCGCGGGTATCAGGACGCCGAACGCGCGGCCGCCGAGTTCGAGGCACTCGGCGAACTCGACGGCGTCGACGCGCCCGTCGCGCTGTGTTTCTCGTACGACGACCTCTGGGCGCTCTCCGCACAGCCCCACGCCCCGGAGTTCGATTACTGGGGCCTCGTGGGCGCGTTCTACCGCGCGCTCCGCGCCCGGGGTCTCCAGGTCGACGTCGTCGACGTCTCGCCCGGCGCTGACGTCGACCTCGACGGCTACGACGCCGTCGTCGCGCCGACGGTCCACCTCGCCGACGGGTCGATCGCGGGCCAGTTCGAGGCGTACGTCGCCGACGGCGGTCACCTGCTCGTCGGCCCGCGAACCGGGTACAAACTCCCCGGGAATCGCCTCCAGTCGGACCTCGCGCCCGGCCCGTTCGCCGACCTCGTCGGCGGGCGCGTCGATCAACACGAGAGCCTCCCCGACTCGATCGAGACGCGACTCTCGTACCGCGGCGACGAGTACGACTTCCGGACGTGGGCCGAGTGGCTCGCTCCCGACGGGGGGACGGCGGTCGGCGAGTACACCGCCGGCGTCGCGGCCGAGCGTCCCGCGATCCTCGACAACGCCTTCGGCGATGGCTCCGTGACCTACTGCGGCGTCTGGCCCGAGGCCGACCTCGCCGACGCGCTCGTCGTCGACCTCCTCGACCGGGCGGGCGTCTCCCACGCCGAGCGGTTCCCCGAGACCGTCCGCGTCACCGCGCGCGACGGGTACGTGTGGCTCCTCAACTTCGGTTCCGACCCCGTCGACGTCGACGTCGGATCCGACGCGACATGGCACGTCGGCGATCCGTCGATCCCCGGCTTCGACGTCGGCGTCGTCGATGCCGAACTGGCGGACGTCTCGCTCCGATAG
- a CDS encoding VOC family protein has protein sequence MTGSADSPSLPPETRLGRTALSVHDLDAVTEFYRTVVGLAVLARDDGTATLGVDGTPLLVLRRDADAPPRGRDQAGLFHNAFRLPSRAALGAALERISDGWTLDGASDHDVSEALYLSDPEGNGVEIYRDRPRAEWPRTADGGVEMATRPLDLDDIAAESNGGSTAPEGTTLGHVHLEVTSVPTARDFYVETLGFEVRMDAGAALFVAAGGYHHHLGLNAWNGRSSPAGGRGLAWFEVLVPDDAAVRAVRERLAGADVAVAERDGGIEFEAPDGVTVRLRAE, from the coding sequence ATGACAGGCTCCGCAGACTCTCCCTCGCTCCCCCCGGAGACGCGACTCGGTCGCACCGCGCTCTCCGTCCACGACCTCGACGCGGTGACCGAGTTCTACCGGACAGTCGTCGGCCTCGCGGTTCTCGCACGGGACGACGGAACCGCGACGCTCGGCGTCGACGGCACGCCGCTTCTCGTCCTGCGCCGTGACGCGGACGCCCCGCCCCGCGGTCGCGATCAGGCGGGGCTGTTCCACAACGCGTTCCGCCTCCCCTCGCGCGCGGCGCTGGGGGCGGCGCTCGAACGGATCAGCGACGGCTGGACGCTCGACGGCGCGTCGGACCACGACGTGAGCGAGGCGCTCTACCTCTCGGACCCGGAGGGGAACGGCGTCGAGATCTACCGCGACCGGCCGCGAGCGGAGTGGCCGCGGACGGCAGACGGCGGCGTCGAAATGGCGACTCGCCCGCTCGATCTCGACGACATCGCCGCCGAGTCGAACGGCGGATCGACCGCGCCCGAGGGGACCACGCTCGGGCACGTCCACCTGGAGGTCACGTCGGTGCCGACCGCCCGCGACTTCTACGTCGAGACGCTCGGATTCGAAGTGCGGATGGACGCCGGGGCGGCGCTTTTCGTCGCCGCCGGCGGGTACCACCACCACCTCGGACTCAACGCCTGGAACGGGCGGTCCTCCCCCGCGGGCGGTCGCGGCCTGGCGTGGTTCGAGGTGCTGGTCCCCGACGACGCCGCGGTGCGTGCGGTTCGCGAGCGCCTCGCCGGCGCCGACGTCGCTGTCGCCGAGCGCGACGGTGGCATCGAGTTCGAGGCTCCCGACGGAGTCACGGTCCGACTCCGCGCCGAGTGA
- a CDS encoding TlpA family protein disulfide reductase, with protein sequence MNRRQLLTAIGGLGLTGGSVLAVRGGLPSPTGEDSSGLPLTFETIDAPGSEAGEITVPQEGTPTFIDLFATWCAPCKEQMNVLSTVHEEYGDRVAFVSITNERLGGTLTERDVRAWWRRHHGAWTVGVDPDSDLMAALGAGGIPYHAVADASGTIRWQKAGLTLADTIRTELDRVLEEP encoded by the coding sequence ATGAACCGACGACAACTCCTGACGGCGATCGGCGGCCTCGGACTCACCGGCGGGAGCGTCCTCGCCGTCCGCGGCGGCCTCCCCTCCCCGACGGGTGAGGATTCCTCGGGGCTTCCGCTCACCTTCGAGACGATCGACGCGCCGGGGTCCGAGGCGGGCGAGATCACGGTTCCCCAGGAGGGAACGCCGACGTTCATCGACCTCTTCGCGACGTGGTGTGCGCCCTGCAAGGAACAGATGAACGTGCTCTCGACCGTCCACGAGGAGTACGGCGATCGGGTGGCGTTCGTCTCGATCACGAACGAGCGGCTGGGCGGGACGCTCACCGAACGGGACGTCCGCGCCTGGTGGCGCCGCCACCACGGCGCGTGGACCGTCGGCGTCGACCCCGACAGCGACTTGATGGCAGCACTTGGTGCCGGCGGCATCCCGTATCACGCCGTCGCGGACGCCTCGGGGACGATCCGCTGGCAGAAGGCCGGCCTCACGCTCGCCGACACGATCCGGACCGAACTGGATCGGGTGCTCGAAGAGCCGTGA